In Cydia pomonella isolate Wapato2018A chromosome 1, ilCydPomo1, whole genome shotgun sequence, one genomic interval encodes:
- the LOC133527843 gene encoding pre-rRNA-processing protein TSR2 homolog isoform X1, translating into MLYDQFKPLVDLVLNNWTALQLAVEQGMGAPGGEKTAQLMSVYVARYCVENIVDIENVTEVLEDLMDEEFETVCHDNSPKEVATSLLQYLALLKEGRQEELQARVAAMPTCRKWLNQPACCKSIPPQSHGNPDDDTTSSSDEDNLSNKPLNGKGSSLNYDTESKQVDKDKEQARTILRTRRK; encoded by the exons ATGTTGTATGACCAGTTTAAACCACTTGTAGATCTCGTATTGAACAACTGGACAGCATTACAGTTGGCAGTAGAACAGGGCATGGGTGCGCCGGGTGGTGAAAAg ACTGCACAGCTCATGTCAGTTTACGTCGCCCGGTACTGCGTCGAAAACATAGTAGATATTGAAAATGTTACTGAAGTATTAGAAGACTTAATGGACGAAGAGTTTGAAACTGTCTGCCATGATAATTCACCCAAAG AAGTGGCAACATCACTGCTGCAATATCTGGCACTGCTCAAAGAGGGTAGACAAGAAGAACTGCAAGCACGAGTTGCTGCTATGCCTACCTGTCGAAAGTGGCTAAATCAGCCAGCTTGTTGTAAATCTATTCCTCCACAG agtCACGGCAATCCGGATGATGACACTACAAGTAGCAGCGATGAAGATAACCTTTCAAACAAACCATTGAATGGCAAAGGATCTTCATTAAACTACGACACCGAATCTAAACAAGTGGATAAAGATAAAGAGCAAGCCCGGACTATACTTAGAACCagaagaaaataa
- the LOC133527843 gene encoding pre-rRNA-processing protein TSR2 homolog isoform X2 — translation MGAPGGEKTAQLMSVYVARYCVENIVDIENVTEVLEDLMDEEFETVCHDNSPKEVATSLLQYLALLKEGRQEELQARVAAMPTCRKWLNQPACCKSIPPQSHGNPDDDTTSSSDEDNLSNKPLNGKGSSLNYDTESKQVDKDKEQARTILRTRRK, via the exons ATGGGTGCGCCGGGTGGTGAAAAg ACTGCACAGCTCATGTCAGTTTACGTCGCCCGGTACTGCGTCGAAAACATAGTAGATATTGAAAATGTTACTGAAGTATTAGAAGACTTAATGGACGAAGAGTTTGAAACTGTCTGCCATGATAATTCACCCAAAG AAGTGGCAACATCACTGCTGCAATATCTGGCACTGCTCAAAGAGGGTAGACAAGAAGAACTGCAAGCACGAGTTGCTGCTATGCCTACCTGTCGAAAGTGGCTAAATCAGCCAGCTTGTTGTAAATCTATTCCTCCACAG agtCACGGCAATCCGGATGATGACACTACAAGTAGCAGCGATGAAGATAACCTTTCAAACAAACCATTGAATGGCAAAGGATCTTCATTAAACTACGACACCGAATCTAAACAAGTGGATAAAGATAAAGAGCAAGCCCGGACTATACTTAGAACCagaagaaaataa